In the Mycolicibacter sp. MU0102 genome, one interval contains:
- a CDS encoding oxygenase MpaB family protein — protein sequence MPTHYPELARRVHSQRELQPGLYGGIDFDAQPYRTTTDPGDLSALPEWVADRAPYLADEQAVELICTATLLGDVVADPYAALMSEYSVPALINMLQVACREGIDAVPDAPSELVAFIADMEAAPPWLDMDLVREGARHARIPAALVAPFVTRGAFIATFVNTYAALPMALTGALSGRRAARRVNETTSFFAVTTLPGALDRYGPGFEAAAMVRLMHSMVRYNALKRSEKWDVGAYGVPVPQVDQMPAGMINLYLLATAAARKGRTEFSASERAAVEFTRYRAFLLGLPEELLPTTPTEIIHLIHTRGALLREDFDDATCGEMVRSTMAAYLRPVDTRWERMADAVEKSYSKAAFTKAFCNGDRAVAKDKGVSIGLADYLRIGVTAPFIIGRLLVVRRASRIPALRQITDDYLVRLVKRRLKTYGKPEFTSDANDYTPAGQLA from the coding sequence ATGCCCACGCACTACCCCGAGCTTGCGCGCCGCGTCCACAGTCAGCGCGAGCTTCAGCCGGGCCTCTACGGCGGCATCGACTTCGACGCCCAGCCCTACCGCACCACCACCGATCCGGGCGACCTCTCGGCGCTGCCGGAGTGGGTCGCCGACCGAGCTCCCTATCTGGCCGACGAGCAAGCCGTCGAACTGATCTGCACGGCAACCCTGCTGGGCGATGTGGTGGCCGATCCCTACGCAGCGCTGATGTCCGAGTACAGCGTTCCCGCGTTGATCAACATGCTCCAGGTGGCCTGCCGCGAGGGCATCGATGCGGTGCCCGACGCGCCGTCAGAGTTGGTGGCGTTCATCGCCGACATGGAGGCCGCGCCCCCGTGGCTGGACATGGATCTGGTGCGTGAGGGCGCGCGGCACGCCCGCATCCCGGCGGCATTGGTGGCACCGTTCGTCACCCGTGGCGCCTTCATCGCGACCTTCGTCAACACCTACGCCGCCCTGCCGATGGCGCTGACCGGGGCATTGTCCGGCAGGCGCGCCGCGCGCCGGGTCAACGAGACGACGAGCTTCTTCGCCGTCACCACGCTGCCCGGGGCGTTGGATCGCTATGGCCCGGGTTTCGAAGCGGCCGCCATGGTGCGACTGATGCACTCGATGGTGCGCTACAACGCACTCAAGCGCTCCGAGAAGTGGGACGTCGGCGCCTACGGGGTCCCGGTCCCCCAGGTCGACCAGATGCCGGCCGGCATGATCAACCTCTACCTGCTGGCCACGGCCGCCGCCCGGAAAGGGCGCACCGAGTTCAGCGCGAGCGAACGCGCCGCCGTCGAATTCACGCGCTACCGAGCGTTTTTGCTCGGTCTGCCCGAGGAACTCCTGCCGACCACGCCTACCGAGATCATCCATCTCATTCACACCCGCGGGGCGCTGCTGCGTGAGGACTTCGACGACGCCACCTGTGGCGAGATGGTGCGCTCGACCATGGCCGCCTATCTGCGGCCCGTCGACACCCGATGGGAACGCATGGCCGATGCCGTCGAGAAGAGTTACAGCAAGGCCGCTTTCACGAAAGCCTTCTGCAACGGCGACCGTGCCGTGGCCAAGGACAAGGGGGTGTCGATCGGCCTGGCCGACTACCTGCGAATCGGCGTGACAGCACCCTTCATCATCGGGCGCCTGCTCGTGGTGCGGCGGGCCAGCCGGATCCCGGCACTGCGCCAGATCACCGACGACTACCTGGTGCGGCTCGTCAAACGCCGACTCAAGACCTATGGCAAGCCCGAATTCACTAGCGATGCAAACGATTACACACCGGCAGGGCAGCTGGCGTAA
- the wrbA gene encoding NAD(P)H:quinone oxidoreductase — protein MTKLAVIYYSATGHGTKMAQRVAQAGEAAGAEVRVRHIEETRDPETFAHNPAWSANYAATKDLPAATGDDIVWADAVIFGSPTRFGSPSAQFRNFLDGLGGLWAKGALADKVYAGFTSSQTAHGGQEATLLNLYVSLMHFGGILVPPGYTDPIKFADGNPYGVGHITGPNNQNELDEPTLAALDHLATRVVGVAAKLAAG, from the coding sequence ATGACGAAGTTGGCGGTTATCTACTACTCGGCCACCGGGCACGGCACCAAGATGGCGCAGCGGGTGGCCCAGGCGGGCGAGGCGGCGGGCGCTGAGGTCCGCGTGCGCCACATCGAGGAGACACGCGACCCGGAGACCTTCGCCCATAACCCGGCGTGGAGCGCCAACTACGCGGCAACCAAGGACCTGCCCGCGGCCACCGGTGACGACATCGTCTGGGCGGACGCGGTCATCTTCGGGTCGCCGACCCGATTCGGTTCCCCCTCAGCGCAATTCCGGAACTTCCTGGACGGGCTGGGCGGGCTGTGGGCTAAGGGTGCGCTTGCCGACAAAGTCTATGCCGGCTTCACCTCGAGTCAGACCGCCCACGGTGGCCAGGAGGCCACGCTGTTGAACCTCTACGTGTCGCTGATGCATTTCGGCGGCATCCTGGTCCCGCCGGGTTACACCGACCCGATCAAGTTCGCCGACGGCAACCCCTACGGCGTCGGGCACATCACGGGACCGAATAACCAGAACGAGCTGGACGAGCCCACCCTGGCCGCGCTCGACCACCTGGCCACTCGGGTGGTGGGTGTGGCCGCCAAGCTCGCCGCGGGGTGA
- a CDS encoding CE1759 family FMN reductase — MKLIVISGGLREPSSTRLLADRLGAAVRAELGQVDIEVVELRHLARAITDAMLTGFAAPELEAVFDAIAGSDGVIAVTPTFNATFSGLFKSFFDVLPEQTLEGTPVLIAATGGTERHSLVLDHALRPMFGYLHALVSPTGVFAATADFGADGLDVRIAKAANDFSRLLQLCEPGRRDTVSAELDEMQRLLAGA; from the coding sequence ATGAAGTTGATCGTGATCAGCGGCGGCCTGCGTGAGCCGTCGTCCACCCGGCTGTTGGCCGACCGGCTCGGGGCGGCGGTTCGCGCCGAGCTCGGGCAGGTCGATATCGAGGTCGTCGAGTTGCGGCACCTGGCTCGGGCGATCACCGACGCCATGTTGACCGGGTTCGCCGCACCCGAGCTGGAGGCGGTGTTCGACGCGATCGCGGGCAGTGACGGGGTGATCGCGGTGACGCCGACGTTCAACGCGACGTTCAGCGGGTTGTTCAAGTCGTTCTTCGACGTGCTGCCCGAGCAGACGCTGGAGGGGACGCCGGTGCTGATCGCGGCGACCGGCGGTACCGAGCGCCACTCGTTGGTGCTGGACCACGCCCTGCGTCCGATGTTCGGCTATCTGCATGCGCTGGTATCGCCCACCGGGGTGTTCGCCGCCACCGCAGACTTCGGCGCGGACGGACTGGACGTGCGGATCGCGAAGGCAGCCAACGACTTCAGTCGGCTTTTACAACTCTGCGAACCCGGCCGTAGGGATACGGTCAGCGCAGAACTCGATGAGATGCAACGCCTGCTCGCGGGCGCCTAA
- a CDS encoding TetR/AcrR family transcriptional regulator, with translation MASPASVKVGDPMIGTAGAILAAARVEFARHAFRRANIDAVAQRAGVSRRTLYRHFPTKEALFEQLVETDTRALFVELGDAARAQDARGAIVECFTLAMRRITESPLATAVIESEPELLIGVNTPSGEKALVRASHLVAATLRLCGVTMPDDEVLTTAEILVRLVASLLTNRAGVLDINDTDAVRKYAQTYLARLVW, from the coding sequence ATGGCCAGTCCGGCATCAGTCAAGGTCGGCGATCCCATGATTGGCACCGCGGGCGCCATCCTGGCGGCCGCTCGCGTGGAGTTCGCCCGGCATGCTTTTCGCCGGGCCAATATCGATGCGGTCGCCCAGCGCGCCGGGGTGAGCCGCCGCACGCTGTACCGGCACTTCCCCACCAAAGAAGCACTGTTCGAGCAGCTGGTGGAGACCGACACGCGAGCCCTGTTCGTCGAACTCGGCGACGCCGCCCGAGCGCAGGACGCCCGCGGCGCCATCGTGGAATGCTTCACCCTCGCCATGCGCCGTATCACCGAGAGTCCGCTGGCTACCGCGGTCATCGAAAGCGAGCCGGAACTGCTCATCGGAGTCAACACTCCCAGCGGTGAGAAGGCTCTGGTGCGTGCCAGCCATCTGGTCGCCGCGACGCTGCGCCTGTGTGGGGTCACCATGCCCGACGACGAGGTCCTCACCACCGCCGAAATCCTGGTGCGCCTGGTCGCTTCACTGCTCACCAACAGGGCAGGGGTCCTGGACATCAACGACACCGACGCCGTCCGCAAGTACGCTCAGACCTACCTCGCCCGCCTGGTCTGGTAG
- a CDS encoding phosphotriesterase — MSQCHTARGPIDTADLGVTLMHEHVFIMTTEIAQNYPDAWGDEDARVADAIARLGALKAAGVDTIVDLTVIGLGRYIPRIARVAAGTDLNIVVATGIYTYNDVPFFYHYRGPGTMLDGPEIMADMFVRDIESGIADTGIKAGILKCATDEPGVTPGVERVLRAVANAHRRTGAPISTHTHAGTRRGLEQQRIFEEEGVDLSRVVIGHSGDSTDLGYLEELIAAGSYLGMDRFGIDLILPFEERVNTVAAMCERGHADKMVLSHDANCYFDALPGDLSSVAAPNWHYLHIHNDVIPALRQRGVTEEQLRTMLVDNPRKIFEHSGGY, encoded by the coding sequence ATGTCGCAATGCCACACCGCGCGCGGGCCCATCGACACCGCCGACCTCGGCGTCACGCTGATGCACGAGCACGTGTTCATCATGACCACCGAGATCGCCCAGAACTATCCGGACGCCTGGGGCGATGAGGACGCCCGGGTGGCCGACGCGATCGCCCGTCTGGGCGCGTTGAAGGCCGCCGGAGTCGACACCATCGTCGATCTGACCGTGATCGGACTGGGCCGCTACATTCCGCGGATCGCCCGCGTGGCCGCCGGCACCGACCTGAACATCGTGGTGGCCACCGGCATCTACACCTACAACGACGTGCCGTTCTTTTACCACTACCGCGGACCCGGGACCATGCTGGACGGCCCCGAGATCATGGCCGACATGTTTGTCCGCGACATCGAGTCCGGCATCGCCGACACCGGGATCAAGGCGGGAATCCTCAAGTGCGCCACCGACGAACCGGGCGTGACTCCCGGCGTCGAGCGGGTGTTGCGCGCGGTGGCCAACGCCCACCGGCGCACCGGCGCGCCGATCTCCACCCACACTCACGCCGGCACCCGCCGCGGCCTGGAGCAGCAGCGCATCTTCGAAGAAGAAGGCGTCGACCTGTCCCGGGTGGTGATCGGACACTCCGGGGACAGCACCGACCTGGGCTATCTGGAGGAACTGATCGCGGCCGGATCGTATCTGGGCATGGACCGCTTCGGCATCGACCTGATCTTGCCGTTCGAGGAGCGCGTGAACACCGTCGCGGCGATGTGCGAGCGCGGCCATGCCGACAAGATGGTGCTCTCCCACGACGCCAACTGCTATTTCGACGCGCTGCCCGGCGACCTGAGTTCGGTGGCCGCACCGAACTGGCACTACCTGCACATCCACAATGACGTGATTCCGGCGCTACGCCAGCGCGGCGTCACCGAGGAGCAGCTGCGCACCATGCTGGTCGACAACCCGCGCAAGATCTTCGAGCATTCCGGCGGCTACTGA
- a CDS encoding acyltransferase family protein: MSQQVGGVRSFLPAVEGMRACAAIGVVITHVAFQTGHSSGISGRLWGRFDMAVAVFFALSGFLLWRGHAAAARGLRPAPSTGHYLRSRVVRIMPAYLVSVVVILALLPDAGGASLVVWLANLTMTQIYVPLTLTPGLTQMWSLAVEFSFYIALPVLALAARRLPVRARIPAIAGVALLSLGWGFLPIHTPYGVNPLNWAPAYGCWFGAGMLLAEWAYSPVGRVHRLARRRLPMALLTLVAFLVAASPLAGPEGLTSATVGQFIVRTAMGGVLAWALLAPLVLDRPDTPHRFLASAPMVTLGRWSYGIFIWHLAALDMVFPVIGRFAFTGDMAVVLALTLVFTVAIAAVSYALVEQPCREKLRGWETRHPPERSDGAQAALPDGVYSAESLVNSGVP, from the coding sequence ATGAGTCAGCAGGTGGGTGGCGTACGGAGCTTCCTGCCCGCAGTCGAGGGTATGCGTGCCTGCGCGGCTATTGGGGTGGTTATCACGCACGTCGCGTTTCAGACGGGACACTCGTCGGGGATCAGCGGCCGGCTGTGGGGTCGTTTCGACATGGCCGTCGCGGTGTTCTTCGCGCTGAGCGGATTTTTGCTGTGGCGTGGCCATGCGGCGGCCGCGCGCGGACTGCGTCCGGCGCCGTCGACCGGGCATTACCTGCGGTCACGGGTGGTGCGGATCATGCCGGCCTACCTGGTGTCGGTGGTAGTGATCCTGGCGCTGCTGCCTGATGCCGGGGGCGCCAGTCTCGTGGTGTGGCTGGCCAATCTCACGATGACGCAGATCTATGTGCCGCTGACCCTGACCCCGGGCCTGACCCAGATGTGGAGCCTGGCCGTGGAGTTCAGCTTCTACATCGCGTTGCCGGTGCTGGCGCTGGCGGCGCGGCGGTTGCCGGTGCGCGCCCGAATACCGGCGATCGCGGGCGTGGCGCTGCTCAGCCTGGGGTGGGGGTTCCTGCCCATCCACACCCCCTACGGGGTGAATCCGTTGAACTGGGCGCCGGCCTACGGCTGCTGGTTCGGGGCGGGCATGCTGCTGGCGGAGTGGGCATACAGCCCGGTCGGGCGGGTGCACCGGCTGGCCCGCCGGCGACTGCCGATGGCGCTGCTGACCCTGGTGGCATTCCTGGTTGCGGCCTCACCGCTGGCTGGGCCGGAAGGGCTGACCTCGGCCACCGTCGGGCAGTTCATCGTGCGCACCGCGATGGGCGGAGTACTGGCGTGGGCCCTGTTGGCGCCGCTGGTGCTGGACCGGCCCGACACCCCGCACCGGTTCCTGGCCAGCGCGCCGATGGTGACGTTGGGCCGCTGGTCCTATGGGATCTTCATCTGGCACCTGGCGGCCCTCGACATGGTGTTCCCGGTGATCGGCCGATTCGCGTTCACCGGGGACATGGCGGTGGTGCTGGCGCTGACGCTGGTGTTCACCGTCGCCATCGCCGCGGTCAGCTATGCCCTGGTGGAGCAGCCATGCCGCGAGAAACTACGAGGCTGGGAGACCCGGCATCCGCCGGAGCGCTCCGATGGCGCTCAGGCGGCCTTGCCGGACGGGGTGTACTCGGCGGAGTCGCTGGTGAATTCGGGCGTGCCGTAG
- a CDS encoding oxygenase MpaB family protein, producing the protein MSTHYPELYQRVRRQAELLPELYGNLDFDVQPYRTAASPDDVSSLPGNPATRAKLLADDAAVELITTATWLGDVVSDSYAALMGQYSVSSLIGMLKQACRHGVDAVPDAPPELAAFIADMEATPDWLDMDLVRKGAEHSRLPMALLAPFVVRGAFIATFLNTYAALPMALTGALSGKRAAGRVNETTSFFAVTTLPGALDRHGPGFEAAAMVRLMHSMVRFNALKRSPKWDVSIYGLPIPQIDQMPAGMINLFVLAMDARRQKRTEFTPSERAQVEFTRYRCVLLGLPEEMLPTTPDEIIRVFSARAALLRDDFDDSTCGELVRSTMAAYLRQENTLSERIADAVEKSYSKAFFVKTFCGGRRDVAKKMSVTLGAGDYARIALTAPFVTGRLLVVQRAVRIPGLRRLTNAYVLRLLKRRLKAYGTPEFTSDSAEYTPSGKAA; encoded by the coding sequence ATGTCCACGCACTACCCCGAGCTGTATCAGCGGGTCCGCCGTCAGGCCGAGCTGCTGCCGGAGCTCTACGGCAACCTGGATTTCGACGTGCAGCCCTACCGCACGGCGGCCTCCCCCGACGACGTCTCCTCGCTGCCGGGCAACCCCGCCACCCGGGCCAAGTTGCTGGCCGACGACGCCGCCGTCGAGCTGATCACCACGGCCACCTGGCTGGGCGACGTGGTGTCGGACTCCTACGCCGCATTGATGGGCCAGTACAGCGTCAGCTCTCTGATCGGCATGCTCAAGCAGGCCTGTCGCCACGGCGTCGACGCGGTGCCCGACGCGCCGCCCGAGTTGGCCGCGTTCATCGCCGACATGGAGGCCACCCCGGACTGGCTGGACATGGACCTGGTCCGCAAGGGCGCAGAGCACTCCCGACTCCCGATGGCACTGTTGGCGCCGTTCGTCGTCCGCGGGGCGTTCATCGCGACCTTCCTCAACACCTATGCCGCGCTGCCGATGGCGCTGACCGGCGCACTGTCGGGCAAGCGTGCCGCCGGGCGGGTCAACGAGACCACCAGTTTCTTCGCCGTCACCACGCTGCCCGGCGCGTTGGACCGGCACGGCCCGGGCTTCGAGGCGGCGGCCATGGTGCGGCTGATGCACTCGATGGTCCGCTTCAACGCGCTCAAGCGATCCCCAAAGTGGGACGTCAGCATCTACGGCCTGCCGATTCCGCAGATCGACCAGATGCCGGCCGGGATGATCAACCTCTTCGTGCTGGCTATGGATGCCCGCCGCCAAAAACGCACGGAGTTCACCCCCAGCGAGCGCGCTCAGGTCGAGTTCACCCGCTACCGCTGCGTGCTACTCGGCCTTCCCGAGGAGATGCTCCCGACCACACCCGACGAGATCATCCGAGTGTTCAGCGCCCGCGCTGCACTGCTGCGCGACGACTTCGACGACTCCACCTGCGGGGAGTTGGTCCGCTCGACCATGGCCGCCTACCTGCGGCAAGAGAACACCTTGAGCGAGCGCATCGCCGATGCAGTCGAAAAGAGCTACAGCAAGGCCTTTTTCGTCAAGACGTTCTGCGGCGGGCGACGTGACGTGGCCAAGAAGATGAGTGTCACGCTCGGTGCGGGCGACTATGCGCGGATCGCCCTGACGGCTCCGTTCGTGACGGGCCGCCTGTTGGTGGTGCAACGCGCTGTGCGCATCCCCGGCCTGCGCCGGCTGACCAACGCCTACGTGCTGCGGCTGCTCAAGCGGCGGCTGAAGGCCTACGGCACGCCCGAATTCACCAGCGACTCCGCCGAGTACACCCCGTCCGGCAAGGCCGCCTGA
- a CDS encoding MarR family winged helix-turn-helix transcriptional regulator — protein METRWLNEEEQQMWRGYLDSTRLLLRSLDRQLAADAGLTLSDFEILALLSEAPERRLRMNELADITVTTRSGVTRAVKRLTDAGWVHQVKCEEDKRGQYAELTESGMDKLSAAAPGHVQAVRAGLFDSLSPREVELFTHSYARIRDNLLEHQ, from the coding sequence ATGGAGACACGGTGGCTCAACGAGGAGGAACAGCAGATGTGGCGGGGCTACCTCGACAGCACCCGACTGCTGCTACGCAGCCTGGACCGACAATTGGCCGCGGACGCGGGACTGACCCTGTCCGACTTCGAGATCCTGGCGCTACTGTCCGAGGCGCCGGAACGCCGGCTGCGGATGAATGAGTTGGCCGACATCACCGTGACGACTCGCAGTGGAGTCACCCGAGCGGTCAAACGGCTGACCGACGCCGGCTGGGTGCACCAGGTCAAGTGCGAGGAAGACAAACGCGGCCAGTACGCCGAGCTCACCGAGTCGGGTATGGACAAGTTGAGTGCGGCGGCGCCGGGTCACGTGCAAGCGGTGCGGGCCGGCCTGTTCGATTCGCTCAGTCCGCGTGAGGTGGAACTGTTCACCCACTCCTACGCGCGGATCCGCGACAATCTGCTGGAGCACCAGTAG
- a CDS encoding NADP-dependent succinic semialdehyde dehydrogenase: MPATPIATTNPATGETVKTFTAASDAEVDAAITRAAKRFVDYRRTDFAQRARWMHAAADLLEAEADEVAAMMTLEMGKTLTSAKAEALKCVKGFRYYADHSAELLADEVADASKVNASKAFARYQPLGVVLAVMPWNFPLWQAVRFAAPALMAGNVGLLKHASNVPQTALYLADLLGRAGFPEGCFQTLLISSGAVERVLRDPRVAAATLTGSEPAGRSVAAIAGDEVKHTVLELGGSDPFIVMPSADLESAVRTAVTARVQNNGQSCIAAKRFIVHTDIYDDFVTQFVSQMSALRVGDPTDPDTDVGPLATESGRDEVAQQVDTAVAAGAVIRCGGKRLNRPGWFYPPTVITDISRDMALFTEEVFGPVASVYRAADIDEAIEIANASPFGLGSNAWTRDAAEISRFADEIEAGQVFINGMTVSYPELPFGGIKRSGYGRELSGHGIREFCNLKTVWVA, translated from the coding sequence GTGCCCGCAACACCGATAGCCACGACCAACCCGGCCACCGGCGAAACGGTCAAGACGTTCACCGCCGCCAGCGACGCGGAAGTCGATGCCGCGATCACCCGCGCGGCGAAACGCTTCGTCGACTACCGCCGCACCGATTTCGCTCAGCGCGCCAGATGGATGCACGCTGCCGCTGATCTGCTGGAGGCTGAAGCCGACGAGGTCGCCGCCATGATGACCCTTGAGATGGGCAAGACCTTGACCTCGGCCAAGGCCGAAGCACTCAAGTGCGTCAAGGGCTTCCGCTACTACGCCGACCACAGTGCGGAGTTGCTGGCCGACGAGGTCGCCGACGCGTCGAAGGTCAACGCGTCCAAGGCGTTCGCCCGCTATCAGCCGCTCGGGGTGGTACTGGCAGTGATGCCGTGGAACTTCCCGCTGTGGCAGGCGGTCCGCTTTGCCGCCCCAGCCCTGATGGCCGGAAACGTGGGCCTGCTCAAGCACGCCTCGAATGTGCCGCAGACCGCGCTGTACCTCGCCGACCTGCTGGGCCGCGCCGGTTTCCCGGAGGGCTGCTTTCAGACTCTGCTGATCTCCTCGGGCGCCGTCGAGCGGGTGCTGCGCGACCCGCGGGTAGCGGCGGCAACCCTGACCGGCAGCGAACCCGCCGGGCGTTCGGTCGCCGCCATCGCCGGCGACGAAGTCAAACACACCGTGCTGGAACTGGGCGGCAGCGACCCGTTCATTGTTATGCCCTCCGCCGACCTGGAGTCGGCGGTGCGCACCGCAGTCACCGCGCGGGTGCAGAACAACGGCCAATCATGCATCGCGGCAAAGCGATTCATCGTCCACACCGACATCTACGACGACTTCGTCACCCAGTTCGTCAGCCAGATGTCGGCGCTGCGGGTCGGCGACCCGACCGACCCGGACACCGACGTCGGACCGCTGGCCACCGAATCGGGCCGTGACGAGGTCGCCCAGCAAGTCGATACCGCCGTCGCGGCCGGCGCGGTGATCCGGTGCGGCGGCAAGCGCCTCAACCGCCCGGGCTGGTTCTATCCGCCCACCGTGATCACCGACATCAGCCGGGACATGGCGCTCTTCACCGAGGAGGTGTTCGGCCCGGTGGCATCGGTGTACCGCGCCGCCGACATCGACGAGGCCATCGAGATCGCCAACGCCAGCCCGTTCGGGCTGGGGTCCAATGCCTGGACCCGCGATGCGGCGGAGATCAGCCGGTTTGCCGATGAGATCGAGGCCGGCCAGGTCTTCATCAACGGGATGACAGTCTCCTACCCGGAACTGCCGTTCGGCGGGATCAAGCGATCCGGGTACGGCCGGGAACTCTCGGGTCACGGCATCCGGGAGTTCTGCAACCTCAAGACGGTCTGGGTGGCCTGA
- a CDS encoding LLM class flavin-dependent oxidoreductase — MQFGIFTVGDVTVDPTTGRAPTEAERIRATVAIAKKAEEVGLDVFATGEHHNPPFVPSSPTTLLGYIAAQTERIELTTATTLITTNDPVKIAEDYSVLQHLADGRVDLMLGRGNTGPVYPWFGKDIRAALPLTVENYQLLRRLWREEVVDFSGEYRTPLHGFTLAPRPLDGVAPFVWHGSIRTPEIAELAAHFGDGFFANHIFWPASHTKRMVQLYRQRFEHYGHGGADQAIVGLGGQVFLRPNSQDAVNEFRPYFDNAPVYGHGPSLEEFSEQTPLTVGSPQQVIDKTLSFREYVGDYQRQLFLVDHAGLPLKTVLEQLDLLGEHVIPVLRKEFAIGRPAHVPGAPTHASLVEAARQSEIQEAS; from the coding sequence ATGCAGTTCGGCATCTTCACCGTCGGCGATGTGACCGTCGACCCGACCACCGGCCGCGCGCCGACCGAAGCCGAGCGGATCCGGGCGACCGTGGCGATCGCCAAGAAGGCCGAGGAGGTCGGCCTGGACGTCTTCGCCACGGGTGAGCACCACAACCCGCCGTTCGTGCCGTCGTCGCCGACCACCCTGCTGGGTTACATCGCGGCGCAGACCGAGCGCATTGAGCTGACCACCGCCACCACCCTGATCACCACGAACGATCCGGTGAAGATCGCCGAGGACTACAGCGTGCTGCAGCACCTCGCCGACGGCCGGGTGGACCTGATGCTGGGGCGTGGGAACACCGGACCGGTGTACCCCTGGTTCGGCAAGGACATCCGCGCCGCCTTGCCGCTGACGGTGGAGAACTACCAGTTGCTACGCCGGCTGTGGCGCGAGGAGGTCGTCGATTTCAGCGGTGAATACCGTACCCCGCTGCACGGCTTCACTCTGGCGCCGCGTCCGTTGGACGGCGTTGCCCCGTTCGTTTGGCACGGGTCCATTCGCACTCCCGAAATCGCCGAGCTGGCTGCGCACTTCGGTGACGGCTTCTTCGCCAACCACATCTTCTGGCCGGCGTCGCACACCAAGCGGATGGTGCAGCTCTACCGGCAGCGCTTCGAGCACTACGGCCACGGTGGTGCCGACCAGGCGATCGTGGGCTTGGGCGGTCAGGTGTTCCTGCGGCCCAACAGTCAAGATGCGGTCAACGAGTTCCGGCCATACTTCGACAACGCCCCGGTCTACGGGCACGGCCCGAGCCTGGAGGAGTTCAGTGAGCAGACCCCGCTGACGGTCGGCTCGCCGCAGCAGGTGATCGACAAGACCCTCAGCTTCCGGGAATACGTCGGCGACTACCAACGCCAGCTGTTCCTGGTCGACCACGCGGGTCTGCCGTTGAAGACGGTGCTCGAACAGCTCGATCTGCTGGGCGAACACGTAATCCCGGTGCTGCGCAAGGAGTTCGCCATCGGACGCCCCGCGCATGTTCCCGGCGCGCCGACGCACGCGTCCCTGGTCGAAGCTGCGAGGCAATCCGAGATCCAGGAGGCGTCATGA
- a CDS encoding TetR/AcrR family transcriptional regulator — MTAEARRSQILDVTHTIVDAEGFHAATPNRIAREAGINRSLLYQQFGDPAGLFVALIDREAARAGAQFAEVISETAGPGGERDLASRFDSVVRAADAHPATWRLFLFPPQGAPPELHERLAQAQEVVRAYLAGELLRVYPELPDPDYTARVLHAAARELLQLRLSDPEAATHERLHALVRSLALRVAVPAR; from the coding sequence ATGACGGCCGAGGCTCGGCGTAGCCAGATCCTTGACGTTACCCACACGATTGTGGATGCGGAGGGATTTCACGCCGCTACGCCCAACCGAATAGCCCGCGAGGCCGGGATCAACCGATCGCTGCTTTACCAGCAGTTCGGTGATCCCGCCGGCCTGTTCGTCGCGCTGATCGATCGCGAAGCCGCCCGCGCAGGCGCCCAATTCGCCGAGGTGATCTCCGAAACGGCGGGACCGGGTGGGGAACGCGATCTGGCCAGCAGATTCGACAGTGTGGTCAGGGCCGCCGACGCCCATCCCGCGACATGGCGACTGTTTCTGTTCCCCCCGCAGGGCGCGCCGCCGGAACTGCACGAACGCCTTGCACAGGCGCAAGAGGTCGTGCGTGCCTATCTGGCCGGTGAGCTGCTGCGTGTCTATCCCGAGCTACCGGATCCCGACTACACCGCCCGCGTGCTGCACGCAGCAGCCCGTGAACTCCTGCAGTTGCGCCTCAGCGATCCGGAAGCCGCCACCCACGAACGGCTACACGCGCTGGTCCGGTCATTGGCGCTGCGTGTTGCCGTTCCGGCCAGGTGA